The DNA segment ATGACAGCTCAGTGCCTTATGACGTAGGGCATCCATACAGCTTACCATTTTTCCCTATGGTTTATGGCAGTTATCCCGTTCATATAAAATTAACGGAGCAAAATATACCTAATCAGTTGGTTACTTTTCCGGGTTTTCCGCATGAGCCGGAGCAAACCTATCCTTGGGTTAGCGATACCATTGTTTCAAAAGCAAGCAAATTTATGTATCCGTTTATTTATGGCGATTCGGCTAAAATTATAGCAGATAATACCATTTGTGCAGATAGTATTTTAACTATTACTGCTCAATATCACAATGGGAGTTCCTACTGCTGGAATGCACCCAATGCCACTATTTTAAATGATACAGCCAATACCATTACCCTTCGTTTTAATAATACAGGAAATTTTACGGTATATCTTACCGAAACGGATTATAAAGGTTTGGCTAAAATAGATTCTGTAGCAATACAAGTCAATCATCCGCCACAAAGTGCTTTAGCTGTAAATGGGCAAAATGGTTTGCTAAGTTTAACTTTATTAAATACAGATATTACGCAAGCATATTGGAATTTTGGCAATGGAAATACAAGCAATATTCCACAACCTACAAATCAATTTTTAGATACCGGATATGTAAATATACAAGCTACTATTACAGATGCGTTTTGCTCGGCAGATACTTCTTATTGGGTATTGTCTAATAAATGTCCCGATGCCGGCTACAGCTATGAAATAAAGGACAGTACGCTATATTTATACAACACTTCTACCCTTTCTACCCACGCTTACTGGGTAGATTTTGAAGGCTCTGTATTTAATGGCGATACCTTGGTTTATCCTTTAGAAAATGAAGATGATTTTCCGTTTATTTTACAGGTTTCTAATTCCTATTGCTCCGATTCTTTGCAAGATAATTTAGCTATTCATTTTTGTGCCCATGCAGCTTTTGATTATAACATAACTAACAAGCAAGTTGATTTTAATGACGAAAGCTACAATGCCTATTTTTATACTTGGAATTTTGGAGATGGCACTATTTCGGGCATTCCAAATCCTTCTCATTCATATTCAGATACAGGTATTTATACCGTTCAATTAATAGTAGCAAGCACCGAAAATTGTAGTGATACAACGTTTAAAGAAATCCATATTTCAGATATAAATACAGCTATATACACTATTGAAAATAGTTTAAATATTTATCCAAATCCTACGGACGGACTTATACACATTGACGGCTTATCTAATTTTACAAATGCTAAAGTAGAAGTGTTTAATTATGTAGGCAAAATGGTTTATAGTGGCAGTGCTAATTCAACTGAAACCATTTTATTAAACAAAGAAAAAGGCATTTATTTTATTAAAATAAGTAGCAAAGAGCAGCAGGTGGTTTATAAGGTGGTAAGGGAGTAATGTAGTTTTTTGACGTAACACCTTCAATTTAAGTTTTATTTAATGGTTACAGCCATCCTTCCGTTGGCAACAATATTATCTCATGCTTATTAATAGTGAAGCTAATTGATAAAGTTCGCCAATTCTTTCTATGTTTGTTTTATAAAAATAACTTTGCCCCGATAAGTAAGTAATTGTTAATTGTGCAAAGTATTCCTTTTTAACATTTTCTTGGTCATTTTCTTTGATTTTTGAAACCGCAGTAATTGTTTGAACTCCTACCTTTATAAGGTCTTTTATCCAAATAGAATTAATATTAACATTGTCGGATTCAACTACAATATCATAAAGTTTTTTTTCGTCAATAATTAAGCATTCAATTATAAGCCCTTGCAATTGAGGTTTTGGGTTTTCCACTATTTGTACAAAATGTTTAATTGGTTTTATTTGTAAACTATGGCTTTCGTTTACAAATAAATTGTAAGCCCTAATTGTCGTTTCACTTGTCTTAATAGTTGTAAGGTGTTTAGATATTTCAGTAAAAATTTCTTGTATTGTCATTTTCTATTCATTTTATCACATAAATATTTTCCTTGTGGCAAGTGTTGTTACCGTACAACTTCATTAGCGATATAAATACCCTTTACAGCCATCCTTCTTTTTTATACCAATCTATAGCTTGTTCAACTCCGTCTTTAATGGAAACGGTTTGTTTAAAACCGAAATCTTTTTGGGCTTTATCTACTTTGCAAATCCATGCTTCTTGCACACCTTCTTTGGCTTTTTCTAAATCAAAAGTGGGTGCTGTGCCTCTTAATTTACCTGCAAGGGAAGCAAAAAAGCCGGCTATGTATATAATAAAATGGGGCAAGTGCAAAAACAACGGTTTTTTATTTAATTTCTTAGCACAAAGCTCGCCAAAAGTTTTCCAATCTATAATATCTTCAGAACTTAAATAATAAGCTTCGCTCGCAGTTTTTTCAGTTATTGCCATTTGATAAAAAGCCTCCGTTAAATCTTTTACATTTATAATACCCAAATACTTTTTATTAAACCCAACTAAAGGCACTAAACCTTGCTTAACGGTTTTTATAAATTCATACAGTTCTGCTTCTCTCTCTCCACTTATTACACTCGGGCGTGCTATAGTTATGGGTAGTTTATCCATATATTGCATACACACTTTTTCCTGCTCCACTTTTGCTTTTCCGTATAAAGAAATGGCATTAAAACTCCCTGTTTCATCTATAGGCGTATCTTTTGTGCAAGGACCACCTACTGCCAAACTGCTGGTTACTACTATTTTCTTTAAATTTTGATTGGCGTTTAAAGCCGCTTGCAACACATTTTTGGTCAATTCTACATTTCCGTACAAATAATCTTTAAAGTTTAACGCGGCTACCGTGCCAGCCAAATGAAAAATATAATCCACATTTTCAAAAGCTTTTTCAAGGGCT comes from the Chitinophagales bacterium genome and includes:
- a CDS encoding NAD(P)-dependent oxidoreductase; protein product: MSKPQKVVLTGATGFLGSHLAEYLVNKGYDVHCITRKSSNLKYVKHLALTFHDCGLTDVKALEKAFENVDYIFHLAGTVAALNFKDYLYGNVELTKNVLQAALNANQNLKKIVVTSSLAVGGPCTKDTPIDETGSFNAISLYGKAKVEQEKVCMQYMDKLPITIARPSVISGEREAELYEFIKTVKQGLVPLVGFNKKYLGIINVKDLTEAFYQMAITEKTASEAYYLSSEDIIDWKTFGELCAKKLNKKPLFLHLPHFIIYIAGFFASLAGKLRGTAPTFDLEKAKEGVQEAWICKVDKAQKDFGFKQTVSIKDGVEQAIDWYKKEGWL
- a CDS encoding PKD domain-containing protein, whose product is MRFLSALFFVLQVLFLSAQNTCPYPNRYIDSVFSQVDITTNIWFGNADPFNPFSSNQDLYLDFYEPHGDTASARPLIIHAFGGGFLSGNRTSDDIPYWADQYVKKGYVFVSIDYRLGYNPTSASSVERAAYRCAQDYNAALRFLADNASTYRIDLNNVIVTGNSAGSIGALIVAFMDDNDRPASTYGTTLEGSDLGCFNCSGNSNYNNVQVPIKGCINLWGAMLDTSFINLASNSADNIPTISFHGDDDSSVPYDVGHPYSLPFFPMVYGSYPVHIKLTEQNIPNQLVTFPGFPHEPEQTYPWVSDTIVSKASKFMYPFIYGDSAKIIADNTICADSILTITAQYHNGSSYCWNAPNATILNDTANTITLRFNNTGNFTVYLTETDYKGLAKIDSVAIQVNHPPQSALAVNGQNGLLSLTLLNTDITQAYWNFGNGNTSNIPQPTNQFLDTGYVNIQATITDAFCSADTSYWVLSNKCPDAGYSYEIKDSTLYLYNTSTLSTHAYWVDFEGSVFNGDTLVYPLENEDDFPFILQVSNSYCSDSLQDNLAIHFCAHAAFDYNITNKQVDFNDESYNAYFYTWNFGDGTISGIPNPSHSYSDTGIYTVQLIVASTENCSDTTFKEIHISDINTAIYTIENSLNIYPNPTDGLIHIDGLSNFTNAKVEVFNYVGKMVYSGSANSTETILLNKEKGIYFIKISSKEQQVVYKVVRE